In a single window of the Planctomycetia bacterium genome:
- a CDS encoding IS110 family transposase — MQRVFRVCAGIDVHKKMLAICLLKAGSAGTVSKEIRTVGTTTRELLSLLDWLVTEHCESVAMESTGVYWKPVFNLLESSIPVVLVNPQHIKALPGRKTDIKDCEWIAELHLHGLVRASFIPPREIRELRDLVRTRTKLIGERSQHINRIQKVLEDANIKLSSVATDVAGVSGRLMLKAIIAGECNPNVLAEMARGRMRSKRPELREALTGHVRPHHRLLLQTHLNLIDSLNAAMDALTLQIEERMRPFAKIRDRLDAVSGIGPDVATVYISEMGVDPLPWPTYGHAASWTGLCPGHHESAGKHKSGRTRKGNRWLKQAFVQAAWCAQRANGTYMQAHYRRIRSRRGPKKAAVAVAHSLFVRCFMLVATGAEYHELGPTYFDERRKETLTRRLVGKLKDLGYDVSLTTNAA, encoded by the coding sequence ATGCAAAGAGTGTTTCGAGTGTGTGCTGGGATCGACGTTCACAAGAAGATGCTGGCGATCTGCTTGTTGAAAGCCGGCTCGGCGGGAACTGTGTCGAAGGAGATTCGAACGGTCGGGACGACGACACGGGAGTTGCTGTCGCTGCTGGATTGGCTGGTGACCGAGCATTGCGAGAGCGTGGCGATGGAAAGCACCGGCGTCTATTGGAAGCCGGTGTTCAACCTGCTGGAGTCGTCGATCCCGGTCGTGCTGGTCAACCCCCAGCACATCAAAGCGCTCCCCGGCCGCAAGACGGACATCAAGGACTGCGAATGGATCGCCGAGTTGCACCTTCACGGGTTGGTCCGCGCCAGCTTCATTCCGCCGCGCGAGATTCGCGAGCTGCGCGACTTGGTTCGCACCCGCACCAAGCTGATCGGCGAGCGTTCGCAACATATCAATCGAATCCAGAAGGTGCTGGAGGATGCAAACATCAAGCTGAGCAGCGTGGCCACGGACGTGGCGGGCGTGTCGGGCCGGCTGATGCTCAAGGCCATCATCGCGGGAGAATGCAATCCGAACGTGCTGGCCGAGATGGCGCGCGGACGGATGCGATCGAAGCGGCCGGAACTTCGTGAAGCGTTGACCGGCCACGTACGGCCGCATCATCGGCTGCTCCTGCAGACACATCTCAATCTGATTGACAGTCTGAATGCCGCGATGGATGCACTGACACTACAGATTGAGGAGCGCATGCGCCCTTTTGCCAAGATTCGTGACCGACTCGACGCGGTGAGCGGAATCGGTCCGGATGTGGCCACCGTCTACATCAGCGAAATGGGTGTGGACCCTTTGCCCTGGCCAACCTACGGGCACGCGGCGTCCTGGACCGGCTTGTGTCCGGGTCATCATGAAAGCGCCGGGAAACACAAAAGCGGCCGAACCCGCAAGGGCAATCGCTGGCTCAAACAGGCATTCGTTCAAGCCGCCTGGTGCGCCCAACGAGCCAACGGAACTTACATGCAGGCTCACTATCGTCGCATTCGCTCGCGCCGAGGGCCGAAGAAGGCGGCGGTCGCAGTGGCCCACAGCCTGTTCGTCCGATGCTTCATGCTGGTCGCGACAGGGGCTGAATACCACGAACTGGGACCAACTTACTTCGACGAACGGCGCAAAGAGACACTTACGCGTCGGCTCGTTGGAAAGCTCAAGGACTTGGGATACGACGTTTCCTTGACGACAAACGCGGCATGA
- a CDS encoding SGNH/GDSL hydrolase family protein: MRRILIATVLLPLIASCGFSPLQIPNGPFSRLIVFGDSFSDTGNVFAITQQLVPFAPYHGGRFCDGEVWIDMLARRFGLSATASMVGGTNFACGASGSESGLAQWDAFAVGPNLHEQINLFRGQPTDTDLVVVWTGSIDVLFHVRGGCTTSAQQIAQNIAGAVRRLHERGARHFLVPNLPDLGSMPEYRDIPEGSTATTLCSDVNAALMIQLDELMQLPGISLYRLDAAALLAEAIANPPTGITNVNKPAWTGGFLGTQQAGELSPDHAQYLFFDEVHPAHVWHRMVANAAIALLESRTADLPLITTPPLSTGASLSPALDYWTTYLSTVLQGSPSDTACRY, from the coding sequence ATGCGGCGAATCCTGATCGCCACTGTGCTGCTCCCCCTCATCGCCTCGTGCGGATTTTCTCCCCTGCAAATCCCCAATGGCCCATTCTCCCGGCTGATCGTCTTTGGCGACAGCTTTTCCGACACGGGCAACGTCTTCGCCATCACCCAGCAACTCGTGCCCTTCGCCCCCTATCACGGAGGCCGATTCTGCGACGGGGAAGTCTGGATTGACATGCTGGCCCGCCGATTCGGCCTGAGCGCCACAGCCAGTATGGTCGGCGGGACCAACTTCGCCTGCGGCGCATCGGGTAGCGAATCCGGCCTCGCCCAATGGGATGCCTTTGCCGTGGGACCCAACCTGCATGAACAGATCAACCTCTTCCGGGGGCAGCCGACAGACACCGATCTCGTCGTGGTCTGGACCGGCTCCATTGATGTGCTGTTCCACGTTCGCGGTGGCTGCACGACATCCGCTCAGCAGATCGCGCAGAACATCGCCGGTGCCGTGCGACGGCTTCACGAACGCGGAGCCCGGCACTTCCTCGTTCCGAATCTCCCGGATCTCGGTTCCATGCCGGAGTATCGCGACATACCCGAAGGCTCGACCGCAACCACGCTTTGCAGCGACGTCAACGCGGCCCTGATGATTCAACTCGATGAACTCATGCAGCTTCCCGGCATCAGCCTCTACCGACTCGACGCCGCGGCCCTGCTCGCCGAGGCCATCGCCAACCCCCCGACTGGTATCACCAATGTCAACAAACCCGCATGGACCGGCGGATTTCTCGGCACCCAGCAAGCCGGAGAACTAAGCCCCGATCATGCGCAGTATCTCTTCTTTGACGAAGTTCACCCGGCGCACGTCTGGCATCGCATGGTCGCCAATGCAGCCATCGCACTACTCGAAAGCCGGACCGCCGATCTTCCATTAATCACCACGCCTCCGCTTTCCACCGGGGCCTCGCTGTCACCGGCCCTGGACTACTGGACGACCTATCTAAGCACCGTCCTGCAGGGCTCCCCATCCGACACTGCCTGCAGGTACTAA
- a CDS encoding tetratricopeptide repeat protein, protein MRPRNKKAGQHRHPRASSQARTAPKRDYSRWRALTLASVYVLMVIHVVHWKLAGRTLAPLELNEVMYTLELGIVTAGFVFMAVAMLATLIFGRFFCSWGCHILALEDLAGWLLGKLRIRPMPIRSRMLRWVPLSAMLYMFVWPQIARLLAGQPMPIMHVRSDAQGWASFVTDNFWRNLPGPGVALLTFFVCGFVMVYMLGSRGFCTYACPYGALFGIADRLAPGRIVARGDCSRCGKCTAACQSHVLVHKELVAYGRVIDPACLKDLDCIAACPEGRVGYGMAKPSILSLPVKGAVPRLAYDFSWPEEILIALVFLASLLIFRGLYGIVPFLLTLAVGGILAYFTILACRLTSRPFVRLNNFHLKQRGRLTKSGWAFATSALAMAGFTAHSALIRYHEFQADRLFASAQHDFARSGAFTNSAEVQDAIQHFEFARSWGILDRPEQATKLADLHAGLGRSLADSREFEDALRHLEAASALRPENAPDSYNLAVVLSAAGLSDRAIAEYRRTTRLAPTDPDAQNNLGLLLASHGDFAAAVHHLELAIRLRPDFALPHFNLGRIHLTRGDEQAAIRQFQAAVSMDPNLAPVVSELVQADRH, encoded by the coding sequence ATGCGACCTCGAAATAAAAAAGCCGGTCAACATCGTCACCCGCGCGCCTCGTCGCAAGCACGGACGGCGCCGAAACGCGACTACAGCCGATGGCGGGCGCTGACCCTTGCATCTGTTTACGTACTGATGGTCATTCACGTCGTCCACTGGAAACTCGCCGGCCGGACGCTGGCTCCCCTCGAACTCAATGAAGTGATGTACACGCTGGAGCTCGGCATCGTCACTGCCGGCTTCGTCTTCATGGCGGTGGCGATGCTGGCGACCCTGATCTTCGGACGTTTCTTCTGTTCCTGGGGCTGCCACATCCTCGCGCTGGAAGATCTGGCCGGCTGGCTCCTGGGCAAGTTGCGCATCAGGCCCATGCCGATCCGCTCGCGCATGCTGCGCTGGGTTCCGCTCTCGGCGATGCTTTACATGTTCGTCTGGCCGCAGATCGCCAGGCTTCTCGCCGGTCAGCCCATGCCCATCATGCACGTCCGGAGCGACGCTCAGGGCTGGGCGTCCTTCGTGACCGACAACTTCTGGCGCAATCTCCCCGGTCCGGGTGTCGCCCTGCTGACATTTTTCGTTTGCGGCTTTGTCATGGTGTACATGCTCGGATCGCGCGGCTTCTGCACCTACGCCTGTCCATACGGCGCCCTGTTCGGAATCGCGGATCGACTGGCCCCGGGACGGATCGTGGCCCGGGGCGATTGCTCGCGGTGCGGAAAATGCACGGCCGCTTGCCAGTCCCATGTTCTGGTGCACAAGGAGCTGGTCGCCTATGGGCGAGTCATTGATCCTGCGTGTCTCAAGGACCTCGATTGCATCGCCGCCTGTCCGGAAGGCCGCGTCGGATACGGCATGGCGAAACCGTCGATCCTTTCACTCCCGGTAAAGGGGGCCGTGCCGCGCCTCGCGTACGATTTCTCATGGCCGGAGGAGATTCTGATCGCCCTCGTATTCCTGGCCTCGTTGCTCATCTTCCGCGGCCTCTATGGCATCGTGCCGTTCCTGTTGACCCTGGCGGTGGGCGGGATCCTCGCCTATTTCACGATTCTCGCATGCCGACTCACTTCGCGCCCGTTCGTTCGGCTCAATAACTTCCATCTGAAGCAGCGGGGCCGTCTCACGAAGTCGGGTTGGGCTTTCGCAACGTCTGCACTCGCCATGGCCGGCTTCACGGCCCACAGCGCCTTGATCCGATATCACGAGTTCCAGGCCGATCGGCTCTTCGCATCCGCTCAACATGATTTCGCACGGAGCGGTGCTTTCACAAACTCCGCCGAGGTTCAAGACGCGATTCAACACTTTGAATTTGCAAGATCATGGGGAATCCTCGATCGCCCGGAGCAGGCGACCAAGCTCGCCGATCTACATGCCGGGTTGGGCCGCAGCCTTGCCGATTCGCGAGAATTCGAGGACGCCCTGCGCCATCTGGAGGCGGCGTCGGCCCTTCGACCGGAAAACGCGCCGGATTCGTACAATCTCGCCGTTGTCCTCAGCGCCGCCGGCCTTTCCGACAGAGCCATTGCCGAGTACCGGCGAACGACGCGGCTTGCGCCGACGGACCCCGATGCGCAAAACAATCTTGGCCTGCTCCTCGCCTCGCATGGCGATTTTGCGGCGGCCGTCCATCATCTCGAACTGGCCATCCGGCTCAGGCCGGATTTTGCATTACCGCATTTCAATCTGGGTCGCATTCACCTGACCCGTGGCGACGAGCAGGCGGCGATCCGCCAATTTCAGGCCGCGGTCTCAATGGATCCGAATCTCGCGCCGGTCGTGAGCGAGCTCGTTCAGGCCGATCGCCATTAA
- a CDS encoding transcriptional regulator produces MSRGDQLTRQWELLRTLQTRGTGIPLRELSERFGVSERTIQRDFEMLQELGFPIEHDQDECGKRFWRMPHDFFRSGPLVISLTEAVALHLAEESLAPLTGTHLADGVAGLIEKVHQALPPAALAHFAKLDEILHVRLTGQTDYAAKAEIIRTLEEAARESLCVEITYRALWRGQQYTTRCDPLGLVLYDGDLYLVAHSHRAGALRVFKAARILAASKTTVQFERPEGFRLEDHFRSSFGIIHATGRPIEIAVRFTGTGAALVEERLWHQSQRLNWLEEAGTLFEHADEEPDNLVATFQLGDVVEFKRWILGFGPQAEVLRPDWLRAEIHHELNAAAEQYRGKS; encoded by the coding sequence ATGTCACGCGGCGATCAACTGACGCGGCAATGGGAACTGCTTCGCACCCTGCAAACACGCGGTACGGGTATCCCCCTGCGCGAGCTGTCCGAGCGGTTCGGAGTCAGTGAGCGCACCATCCAGCGCGATTTTGAGATGCTTCAGGAGCTGGGTTTCCCCATCGAGCATGACCAAGACGAATGTGGCAAGCGCTTCTGGCGCATGCCGCACGATTTCTTCAGGAGCGGGCCGCTGGTCATCAGTCTCACCGAGGCAGTGGCCCTGCACCTCGCCGAAGAGTCGCTTGCCCCTCTGACCGGAACCCATCTGGCGGATGGCGTCGCCGGTCTTATCGAAAAGGTCCATCAGGCTTTGCCCCCGGCCGCATTGGCCCACTTTGCCAAGCTGGATGAGATCCTTCACGTCCGTCTGACCGGCCAGACCGACTACGCGGCCAAAGCAGAGATCATCCGGACCCTGGAGGAGGCGGCGCGCGAGAGCCTTTGCGTCGAGATCACCTACCGGGCACTTTGGCGTGGCCAGCAATACACCACCCGATGTGATCCACTGGGCCTGGTCTTATACGACGGCGACCTTTACCTGGTCGCGCATTCGCACCGGGCCGGCGCGCTGCGTGTCTTCAAGGCGGCGCGCATCCTGGCTGCGAGCAAGACGACAGTTCAATTCGAGCGGCCGGAGGGTTTTCGGCTGGAGGATCACTTCCGCAGCAGCTTCGGCATCATCCATGCGACGGGCCGGCCCATTGAGATTGCGGTTCGGTTTACCGGCACAGGGGCAGCACTCGTCGAGGAGCGCCTCTGGCATCAGAGCCAGCGTCTCAACTGGCTGGAAGAGGCTGGCACGCTCTTCGAGCATGCGGATGAAGAGCCCGACAATCTCGTGGCAACCTTTCAGCTGGGGGACGTCGTGGAGTTTAAGAGGTGGATTCTCGGCTTCGGCCCACAGGCCGAGGTGCTCCGGCCGGACTGGCTGCGGGCAGAAATTCACCATGAGCTGAACGCGGCGGCGGAACAATACCGCGGCAAGTCGTAG
- a CDS encoding prepilin-type N-terminal cleavage/methylation domain-containing protein: MVNHQVVSTVGPRRHQHGSARHAAHRPCAFTLIELLVVIAIIALLIGILLPVLSAARARGERTACTSNIRQVGFAMRSYLDSNNDIYPFGSFMPSVDAFPVSSGETIFIADVLAPHLSGDAAAFHCPMDQGQIERPAPSTGKSYFATEKSSYEYRSHLLGGQTMKTALERIRDFIGENRQESSIWIFRDYDNFHAEGGTEGARRYVYSDGRVTDFEN, encoded by the coding sequence ATGGTCAATCATCAGGTCGTTTCCACAGTCGGCCCTCGCCGTCATCAGCATGGTTCCGCGCGTCACGCGGCGCATCGACCCTGCGCGTTTACGCTCATCGAGCTGCTCGTCGTCATCGCCATCATCGCCCTGCTCATCGGCATTCTGCTTCCGGTGCTCAGCGCTGCGCGCGCTCGGGGTGAGCGGACGGCCTGCACGAGCAATATTCGCCAGGTCGGGTTTGCGATGCGTTCGTATCTGGACTCGAATAACGATATCTATCCGTTTGGGTCATTCATGCCATCGGTGGACGCATTCCCAGTGTCATCCGGTGAAACGATCTTCATCGCGGATGTCTTGGCGCCACATCTCTCCGGCGATGCGGCGGCCTTTCATTGCCCCATGGATCAGGGACAGATAGAGCGCCCGGCCCCGAGTACGGGCAAGTCCTATTTCGCAACCGAAAAGAGCAGCTACGAGTATCGGAGCCATCTGCTCGGCGGGCAGACCATGAAGACGGCATTGGAGCGGATTCGAGACTTCATCGGCGAGAATCGGCAGGAGAGCTCGATCTGGATTTTTCGCGATTACGATAATTTCCACGCCGAGGGCGGTACCGAAGGCGCCCGGCGATATGTTTACAGCGACGGACGGGTCACTGATTTCGAGAATTAA
- a CDS encoding serine/threonine protein kinase: MKEIFKTAQDQPDSQRESFIAHSCGTDETLLAEVNSLVKANAQAKSFLEVAIESPAERLPPNIEHDNSWIEKTIGPYRLRRVLGFGGMGTVYHAEQESPRRHVALKLVRTGDHVDEQTVRLFRREVQALAMLNHPNIAALYESGCTPDGQHYFAMELVSGDSLTAYVKKRQLPQAERLAIFGQLCDAIAYAHQRGIIHRDLKPSNVLMQENLALLPAATTTRSNEAEAPKAIPKVLDFGLARITESDVSFSTLTTAVGKIQGTLAYMSPEQARGRSEEIDLRSDIYSLGIILYELITDQLPYDVRSIPLPHAVHRICQDVPRRPSTINRSLRGDLEIIVLKALEKEPARRYQSAGELAQDIRHFLAGEPIEAKRDSTWYVLAKQVRRHRLGFTVAAAFLILLVASTVVAWTLYARADQSAVLARQEQSRAEAVTQFMTNALIAPDPSVDLGRDLSVRQLLDLAAAKVDQSFENQPAAAADVHLLIGRTYNQVGAMEQAWTHVNKALSILRSVHGDRHPAVASALYELGMLGINRARVGTTPFEEALSIQRPLLGDDHLDVARTLYGYGIALRFADPDRSMQSVEEALTIRRRHLGEQHVDVAESLEFLSILHLDKADLDKALSLQGDAIRIRASLLGNESPAVAAGLTNRAGILRRLGRVDEADADFRKALAISRKVYPEAHPNLCSVVNNLAGLCSSMNNHDEAISLYQEALAIQRTVYGEDHRATANTKNNLAAALFARGEFLAAESLYRDVSRVFRREYGDRPVTGVPLLGLGKCLRRLGKIDEAELLLRNAMAILERDTQRADIWRLSEAHVELGLCLIANEQYEKAEPLLVRGWELSQRIERADKKSDAPLLALVELYKAWGKPASAAEWQEKLRASEIGTSSVKPSRSQL, translated from the coding sequence GTGAAGGAAATTTTCAAGACCGCGCAGGATCAGCCTGATTCGCAGCGTGAGTCGTTCATCGCCCATTCGTGCGGCACGGACGAGACGCTCCTCGCCGAGGTGAATTCGCTCGTCAAGGCGAATGCGCAGGCCAAGTCTTTTCTCGAAGTGGCCATCGAGTCACCTGCCGAACGGTTACCACCAAACATAGAGCACGATAATTCGTGGATTGAAAAAACGATCGGGCCCTATCGGCTCAGGCGCGTACTGGGCTTCGGCGGCATGGGTACCGTGTATCACGCCGAACAGGAGAGCCCGCGACGACACGTCGCACTCAAACTCGTCCGGACGGGTGACCACGTCGATGAGCAAACGGTCCGACTCTTTCGCCGAGAGGTGCAGGCCCTCGCGATGCTCAACCATCCGAACATCGCAGCGCTTTACGAGTCCGGCTGCACGCCGGATGGTCAGCACTACTTCGCGATGGAACTTGTCTCCGGCGATTCCCTCACCGCCTATGTCAAGAAGCGACAACTGCCGCAGGCCGAGCGTCTTGCCATTTTCGGCCAACTCTGCGACGCGATCGCCTATGCACACCAGCGCGGCATCATCCATCGCGACTTGAAGCCCAGCAACGTCTTGATGCAGGAGAATCTCGCCCTCCTGCCGGCGGCGACAACAACTCGTTCCAACGAGGCCGAGGCGCCCAAAGCTATTCCCAAAGTCCTCGACTTTGGACTCGCGCGCATCACCGAATCGGACGTGTCGTTCAGTACGCTGACCACAGCCGTTGGGAAGATACAGGGCACATTGGCGTACATGAGCCCGGAACAGGCGAGAGGTCGAAGCGAGGAAATCGACCTTCGGAGCGACATCTACTCGCTAGGTATCATTTTGTATGAGCTGATCACCGATCAATTGCCGTACGACGTCCGCTCCATCCCGCTCCCTCACGCTGTCCATCGAATTTGCCAGGATGTTCCCCGGCGGCCGAGCACGATCAATCGCTCGCTGCGCGGCGACCTCGAGATCATCGTGCTCAAGGCCCTCGAAAAGGAGCCTGCTCGCCGATATCAGAGTGCCGGCGAATTAGCACAGGACATTCGTCATTTTCTGGCCGGAGAGCCAATCGAGGCGAAGCGAGACAGTACGTGGTATGTGCTCGCCAAACAGGTGCGCCGACACCGACTCGGATTCACCGTGGCCGCGGCGTTTCTGATTCTGCTGGTCGCATCCACGGTCGTCGCGTGGACTCTTTACGCCAGGGCCGATCAATCGGCGGTGCTTGCCCGCCAGGAGCAGAGTCGCGCGGAAGCCGTCACGCAGTTTATGACAAATGCATTAATCGCACCTGACCCGTCGGTAGACCTTGGACGTGACCTGAGCGTACGCCAGCTACTGGATCTCGCCGCCGCGAAGGTGGACCAATCCTTCGAAAACCAGCCCGCCGCCGCGGCCGATGTGCACCTGCTGATCGGGCGCACCTACAACCAGGTTGGTGCGATGGAGCAGGCGTGGACGCACGTCAACAAGGCGCTCTCCATCCTTCGCTCCGTTCATGGAGATCGTCATCCCGCAGTTGCATCAGCGTTATACGAATTGGGCATGCTTGGCATCAATCGGGCCAGGGTAGGGACGACGCCGTTTGAAGAGGCGCTGAGCATCCAAAGACCCCTCTTGGGTGATGACCATCTGGATGTTGCTCGAACGCTTTATGGATATGGGATTGCACTCCGTTTTGCAGATCCCGACCGCTCCATGCAATCGGTCGAAGAGGCGCTCACGATTCGACGCCGGCATCTGGGAGAGCAGCACGTCGACGTTGCGGAATCCCTCGAGTTCCTTTCGATTCTCCATTTGGACAAGGCCGATCTTGACAAGGCACTGAGCCTACAGGGGGATGCGATACGGATTCGCGCCTCATTACTCGGGAATGAATCCCCCGCGGTCGCGGCCGGTCTCACAAATCGTGCGGGAATCCTGCGCCGACTAGGCCGAGTAGATGAGGCAGATGCAGACTTTCGGAAAGCGCTGGCCATCTCGCGGAAGGTATATCCTGAAGCACATCCAAACTTGTGTTCAGTTGTCAACAATCTGGCCGGCTTGTGTTCCTCCATGAATAATCATGACGAAGCGATTTCGTTATACCAGGAGGCCCTGGCGATTCAGCGGACGGTTTACGGTGAAGATCACCGTGCGACGGCCAATACGAAGAACAACTTGGCTGCCGCGCTTTTCGCTCGGGGTGAATTCTTAGCTGCCGAGTCGCTGTACCGCGATGTGTCCAGGGTCTTCCGCAGAGAGTACGGTGACAGGCCGGTGACAGGTGTACCGCTACTGGGCTTGGGCAAATGCCTTCGACGACTCGGCAAGATCGATGAGGCGGAACTGCTGTTGAGAAACGCGATGGCAATTCTCGAGAGGGACACGCAGCGCGCGGATATATGGCGACTCTCTGAAGCGCATGTGGAGCTCGGCCTCTGCCTGATTGCGAACGAGCAATACGAAAAAGCCGAACCGCTGCTGGTCAGGGGCTGGGAGCTTTCACAGCGAATTGAGCGCGCAGACAAGAAGTCGGATGCCCCCCTGCTCGCCCTTGTCGAGCTTTACAAGGCTTGGGGCAAGCCGGCATCCGCCGCCGAGTGGCAGGAAAAACTCCGCGCAAGTGAAATTGGGACTTCGTCAGTCAAGCCGTCTCGCTCGCAGCTTTAG
- a CDS encoding sigma-70 family RNA polymerase sigma factor: MSCELPADITRILNDLDSKDRCAVADLLPVVYADLRRLADSFFRKERRDHTLQPTALVHEAYVRLMNGDGRNYESREHFYRTAAVVMRHILIHHARDRAAQKRGGDFERVRLADDLAAEVPEELDLVALDGAITRLAGLDARQAEIVCLRFFAGLTVEETAATLKVSKRTVEQDWTMAKAWLWRELKN, from the coding sequence ATGAGCTGCGAACTCCCCGCGGATATCACACGCATACTGAACGACCTAGACAGCAAAGACCGCTGCGCCGTGGCGGATCTGCTCCCGGTCGTTTACGCGGACCTGCGCAGACTGGCCGACAGCTTTTTTCGCAAGGAGCGGCGGGACCACACTCTCCAGCCGACGGCCCTGGTGCATGAGGCCTACGTCCGGCTCATGAATGGCGATGGCCGCAATTATGAAAGCCGCGAGCACTTCTATCGCACGGCCGCGGTTGTGATGCGACATATCCTCATCCACCACGCGCGCGATCGCGCAGCTCAGAAGCGGGGTGGAGATTTCGAGCGTGTCCGGCTCGCCGATGACTTGGCCGCGGAAGTCCCTGAAGAGCTCGATCTCGTCGCGCTGGACGGGGCAATCACCAGGCTCGCCGGTCTGGATGCACGACAAGCCGAAATCGTCTGCCTACGATTCTTCGCCGGATTGACCGTCGAAGAAACGGCAGCAACACTCAAAGTCTCCAAGCGCACGGTCGAGCAGGACTGGACCATGGCCAAGGCCTGGCTATGGCGGGAGCTAAAGAACTGA
- a CDS encoding DUF1858 domain-containing protein — translation MTRPPASAGLILPDMMLPDVLRRHPGVRVVFDKYGLRGCGGPHGPAESVAYFARAHGVPEVQLIDELNDAAAHPSTAPQAPAPDLLAELANTIYRRFFKAGMVVVLTAGAVWGAVLLLRIGWNQAFTSISIHDINAHGHAQIFGWVGLFVMGFAYQAFPRIKHTNLWRPDLANMSFYLMVFGVFARAIGEPLFARPMFRELAVAASFAEIAAIGIFVTVLLQTFRLSGKPYERHDAFVVASLGFFFIQAVYDLGLLYATTSAIDRTELLRIISTYQAPLRDLQIHGFAMLMILGVGIRMFPALFGMASPGRKLVTRSLVLLVTAIIAEAGIFIVMRRTGDYRWAVPLYAAMTILAGTSIVLTLRWGLLARPTERDRSTKFVRCAVAWLHTSMIMLVLAPLYLRVILPAAGALSVSGQESLQIGFSHAYYGAVRHAITVGFISLMIMGMAAKVVPTLNGVDIRRLRPLWLPFILVNTGCAMRVTFQIATDFAEWAYPIAGVSGLFEVAGIAVWGVSLWRIMNGWNPAAEPVERPTAITADDKIGLVIEWFPATLPVLLAKGFAPLANPIMRRTMARAISVRTAAAHQQLNLEQLLAELNDAAFGRQDEAREPEPMNVSLKVLNHV, via the coding sequence ATGACCAGGCCGCCCGCGTCCGCCGGACTCATTCTTCCAGACATGATGCTGCCGGACGTGCTGCGCCGTCATCCGGGCGTAAGAGTCGTTTTTGACAAGTACGGATTGCGAGGATGTGGCGGCCCGCATGGACCGGCCGAGTCAGTCGCGTACTTCGCCAGGGCGCATGGCGTCCCGGAAGTACAACTCATCGACGAGTTAAACGACGCCGCGGCCCATCCATCGACAGCTCCACAAGCGCCGGCGCCCGACCTGCTCGCCGAGTTGGCCAACACCATCTACCGCAGGTTCTTCAAGGCGGGGATGGTCGTCGTGCTGACCGCGGGCGCCGTTTGGGGCGCCGTGCTTCTTCTGCGAATCGGCTGGAACCAGGCATTCACGAGCATTTCGATCCACGACATCAACGCCCACGGTCATGCACAGATCTTCGGCTGGGTCGGCTTGTTCGTGATGGGGTTCGCCTATCAGGCATTTCCGCGAATCAAGCATACCAACTTGTGGAGGCCCGATCTTGCGAACATGAGTTTCTATCTGATGGTGTTCGGCGTATTTGCCCGGGCGATCGGGGAACCGTTGTTTGCCCGCCCGATGTTTCGGGAGTTGGCCGTTGCGGCAAGCTTCGCCGAAATCGCCGCGATCGGCATCTTTGTCACGGTGCTGCTCCAGACATTCAGGCTCAGCGGCAAGCCCTACGAGCGGCACGATGCTTTCGTGGTCGCGTCACTTGGCTTTTTCTTCATCCAGGCCGTCTATGATCTGGGCCTCCTTTACGCCACGACATCCGCGATCGACCGGACCGAGCTGCTTCGCATCATTTCGACGTATCAGGCGCCGCTGCGAGACCTGCAAATCCACGGATTTGCCATGCTGATGATCCTCGGGGTCGGGATTCGCATGTTCCCCGCGCTGTTTGGGATGGCTTCTCCCGGTCGAAAGCTGGTGACCCGGTCCCTCGTTTTACTCGTGACGGCGATCATCGCCGAGGCCGGGATCTTCATCGTGATGCGTCGCACCGGCGACTACCGCTGGGCCGTGCCGCTCTATGCCGCAATGACAATCCTCGCGGGGACCAGCATCGTCCTCACCCTGCGCTGGGGGCTCCTGGCGCGTCCAACGGAGCGGGACCGCAGCACGAAGTTTGTTCGCTGCGCCGTCGCATGGCTGCACACTTCGATGATCATGCTGGTGCTGGCGCCGCTCTATTTGCGAGTCATCCTTCCTGCCGCCGGGGCGCTTTCCGTGAGCGGACAAGAGTCTCTGCAGATCGGCTTCTCTCATGCCTACTACGGGGCCGTGCGACATGCCATCACCGTCGGATTCATCAGTCTCATGATTATGGGCATGGCCGCGAAGGTCGTGCCCACGCTCAATGGCGTTGACATCCGGCGACTGCGGCCGCTATGGCTGCCCTTCATTCTGGTCAATACGGGCTGTGCCATGCGCGTGACCTTCCAGATCGCCACCGACTTCGCCGAGTGGGCCTATCCCATCGCCGGCGTCAGCGGACTCTTCGAGGTAGCCGGCATCGCTGTCTGGGGAGTCTCGCTCTGGCGGATCATGAATGGATGGAATCCGGCCGCGGAACCCGTGGAGCGGCCGACCGCGATTACCGCGGATGACAAGATCGGACTCGTCATCGAGTGGTTCCCGGCTACGCTTCCTGTACTGCTCGCAAAGGGCTTCGCGCCCCTGGCCAACCCGATCATGCGACGGACGATGGCCCGGGCGATCTCAGTCCGAACAGCCGCCGCTCATCAACAGCTCAACCTTGAGCAGTTACTCGCGGAACTCAATGACGCCGCGTTTGGCCGGCAAGATGAGGCTCGCGAGCCCGAGCCGATGAACGTCTCACTCAAGGTACTGAACCATGTCTGA